A part of Phoenix dactylifera cultivar Barhee BC4 chromosome 2, palm_55x_up_171113_PBpolish2nd_filt_p, whole genome shotgun sequence genomic DNA contains:
- the LOC103696785 gene encoding 40S ribosomal protein S17-like has translation MGRVRTKTVKKSSRQVIERYYSRMTLDFHTNKKILEEVAIIPSKRLRNKIAGFSTHLMRRIQRGPVRGISLKLQEEERERRMDFVPDESAIKVDHIEVDKETIEMLASLGMADLPGVEKQAEAPAMPVYSGRPGGYGGRRL, from the coding sequence ATGGGTCGCGTTAGGACCAAGACTGTGAAGAAATCCTCTCGCCAGGTGATCGAGAGGTATTACTCTCGGATGACCCTGGACTTCCACACCAACAAGAAGATCCTTGAGGAGGTGGCGATCATTCCCTCGAAGCGGCTTCGGAACAAGATCGCTGGGTTCTCGACCCACCTGATGCGCCGGATCCAGCGCGGCCCCGTGCGCGGTATCTCCCTCAAGCTCCAGGAGGAGGAGCGCGAGCGCCGTATGGACTTCGTCCCCGACGAGTCTGCCATCAAGGTCGACCATATCGAGGTCGACAAGGAGACCATAGAGATGCTCGCCTCCCTCGGCATGGCCGACCTCCCCGGCGTCGAGAAGCAGGCCGAAGCCCCCGCCATGCCTGTCTACTCCGGCCGTCCCGGCGGCTACGGAGGCCGGAGGCTCTAA